The Pelmatolapia mariae isolate MD_Pm_ZW linkage group LG10_11, Pm_UMD_F_2, whole genome shotgun sequence genome includes a region encoding these proteins:
- the rnft1 gene encoding E3 ubiquitin-protein ligase RNFT1 isoform X1: protein MKLRVQNDRTDSRRVLKLRESPTVMQPNSTERGGHAGNGLSLTLQPELFTRAPVSGAAASSPESSEVRVPMTGGPGESSGGASSRRCRINSHSHSHSHSHAHNRAPPSSSEPELDPPDSDLDSGEPSASLSELRCLFRWLQKSLPFLVILCAKLVIQHALGLAVGIGLFTTFLYVNKNIQTQVFLQDRHSKLQCIWLLLFLISSTLLLYYTFLTETLYHCLILLSPTIGPLGFWETLWAVGITNFVIKFLCMGIKCLILLLPSSLVSYRTQGRWLMLTEELGQVHQAIAPVPLWFRYLVTYQETEGTPGLTLGVLLALLYLILKLLGLYGQWTSLMKTGRLFLRVECTGTAATRSQCNEAGDVCPICQGEYREPRALLCQHIFCDECIALWFNREKSCPLCRTVITEKVYKWRDGATSPHLQIY, encoded by the exons ATGAAACTCCGGGTACAGAATGACAG GACTGATTCCAGAAGAGTACTGAAACTGAGGGAGTCTCCTACTGTAATGCAGCCTAATTCAACTGAGCGGGGAGGTCATGCGGGAAATGGTTTATCCCTAACTCTGCAACCAGAGCTTTTCACCAGGGCACCTGTCAGTGGTGCTGCTGCCTCCAGCCCTGAGAGCAGTGAGGTACGAGTACCCATGACCGGTGGCCCCGGAGAGTCCAGTGGAGGTGCGTCATCCAGGAGATGCAGGATCAACTCCCACAGCCACTCGCATTCACATTCACACGCACATAATCGGGCGCCCCCTTCCAGTTCAGAGCCCGAGCTTGACCCGCCCGACTCTGATCTGGACTCTGGAGAACCCAGCGCCTCTCTTTCTGAGCTACGCTGTCTCTTCCGCTGGCTCCAAAAGAGTCTTCCTTTCCTGGTCATACTGTGCGCTAAGCTGGTGATCCAACATGCTCTAG GTTTAGCAGTTGGGATTGGCCTCTTCACAACCTTTCTGTATgtgaataaaaacattcaaactcAAGTCTTTCTTCAG GATCGTCACTCAAAGCTGCAGTGCATATGGCTGCTGCTCTTCCTGATCTCCTCCACCTTACTGCTTTACTACACCTTTCTCACAGAGACACTTTATCATTG CCTCATCCTGCTCAGTCCAACCATTGGGCCGCTGGGTTTCTGGGAGACACTCTGGGCAGTCGGCATCACCAACTTTGTAATAAAATTTCTCTGCATGGGAATCAAGTGCCTTATTTTGCTGCTACCCTCTTCACTGGTGTCCTATCGAACTCAG GGCCGGTGGCTCATGTTGACTGAGGAGCTGGGTCAAGTCCACCAGGCTATAGCGCCTGTTCCACTGTGGTTCCGCTACCTAGTCACCTACCAGGAGACAGAAGGCACCCCTGGACTTACACTCGGGGTCCTGTTGGCTTTGCTCTACCTCATACTAAAG CTTTTAGGATTGTATGGTCAGTGGACGTCTTTAATGAAAACTGGGAGACTGTTCCTACGAGTCGAG TGCACAGGCACAGCAGCCACGAGGAGTCAGTGTAATGAGGCTGGAGATGTCTGCCCCATCTGTCAGGGAGAGTACAGGGAGCCACGTGCACTTCTCTGTCAG CACATATTCTGTGACGAATGCATCGCTCTGTGGTTCAACCGGGAGAAGAGCTGCCCCCTCTGCCGCACAGTCATCACAGAGAAGGTCTACAAGTGGAGAGATGGAGCCACGTCTCCACACCTGCAGATTTATTAA
- the rps6kb1a gene encoding ribosomal protein S6 kinase beta-1, whose protein sequence is MAAVFDIDLDQPDENVSDEEFEDGGQLSEYMEQCSSFDFNMDDCEKFEISENSVNKGTEQIRPECFELLKVLGKGGYGKVFQVRKVSGATSGKIFAMKVLKKAMIVRNAKDTAHTKAERNILEEVKHPFIVDLIYAFQTGGKLYLILEYLSGGELFMQLEREGIFMEDTACFYLAEISMALGHLHQKGIIYRDLKPENIMLNNNGHVKLTDFGLCKESIHDGTVTHTFCGTIEYMAPEILMRSGHNRAVDWWSLGALMYDMLTGAPPFTGENRKKTIDKILKCKLSLPPYLTQEARDLLKKLLKRNASLRLGGGPGDAAEVQAHTFFRLINWDDLLARKVEPPFKPFLQSADDVSQFDSKFTSQTPVDSPDDSMLSESANQVFLGFTYVAPSVLENVKEKFSFEPKVRSPRKFPGSPRTPVSPVKFAGGDNWHRGPLMTGSPSLLSLSSSMDQPMEVSAVEQMDTSGSGFTEASAPLPIRHPSGISVGPYKKQAYPMNSKRPEHLRMNL, encoded by the exons ATGGCCGCGGTTTTTGACATCGATTTGGATCAACCGGATGAGAATGTCTCTGACGAAGAATTTGAGGATGGG GGGCAGCTCAGTGAGTACATGGAGCAGTGCAGTAGCTTTGATTT TAACATGGATGACTGTGAGAAGTTTGAAATTTCAGAGAACAGCGTGAACAAGGGAACAGAGCAGATCAGGCCCGAATGCTTTGAGCTGCTGAAAGTTTTGGGAAAAGGTGGCTATGGAAAG GTGTTCCAGGTTCGGAAGGTATCGGGTGCCACCTCTGGGAAGATATTTGCTATGAAAGTTTTAAAGAAG GCCATGATTGTGCGTAACGCAAAGGACACCGCCCACACCAAAGCCGAGAGGAACATTTTGGAGGAGGTTAAACATCCGTTCATTGTTGACCTGATCTATGCCTTCCAGACGGGGGGAAAGTTGTACCTCATCCTCGAGTATCTGAGCG GCGGGGAGCTGTTCATGCAGCTGGAAAGAGAGGGAATCTTCATGGAGGACACAGCATG TTTCTACCTGGCCGAGATCTCAATGGCGCTGGGTCACCTGCACCAAAAAGGCATCATCTACAGGGACTTAAAACCTGAGAACATCATGCTCAATAACAACG GACACGTGAAGCTGACGGATTTCGGCCTATGCAAAGAGTCCATCCATGATGGAACAGTCACCCACACCTTCTGCGGCACTATCGAGTACAT GGCTCCAGAGATCCTGATGAGGAGTGGACATAATCGTGCTGTGGACTGGTGGAGTCTGGGAGCGCTCATGTACGACATGCTGACAGGAGCA CCTCCGTTCACCGGTGAAAACCGAAAGAAGACCATAGACAAAATCTTAAAATGTAAACTCAGCCTTCCACCTTACCTCACGCAAGAAGCCAGGGACCTTCTGAAAAAG ttGCTGAAAAGAAATGCCTCGTTGCGACTCGGGGGCGGTCCAGGAGATGCAGCTGAAGTCCAG GCCCATACGTTCTTCCGCCTTATAAATTGGGACGACCTCCTTGCTCGCAAAGTAGAGCCTCCATTTAAACCATTTCTG CAATCAGCTGATGATGTCAGCCAGTTTGATTCCAAGTTCACCAGTCAGACTCCGGTGGACAGCCCCGATGACTCCATGCTCAGTGAAAGTGCCAATCAAGTCTTCCTG GGTTTCACATATGTAGCCCCATCTGTGCTTGAAAACGTCAAAGAGAAGTTCTCCTTTGAGCCAAAGGTCCGCTCACCGCGAAAGTTCCCGGGAAGCCCGAGAACACCTGTGAG CCCGGTGAAGTTTGCAGGGGGGGACAACTGGCACCGGGGACCTTTGATGACTGGCAGCCCGTCTCTGCTTTCACTCAGCAGCTCGATGGACCAACCCATGGAGGTTTCAGCAGTGGAGCAAATGGACACGAGCGGCAGCGGCTTCACCGAGGCTTCTGCGCCGCTTCCCATCAGGCACCCTTCAGGCATCAGTGTAGGGCCCTACAAGAAGCAGGCGTACCCCATGAACTCCAAGCGGCCCGAACACCTACGAATGAACCTATGA
- the rnft1 gene encoding E3 ubiquitin-protein ligase RNFT1 isoform X2 → MQPNSTERGGHAGNGLSLTLQPELFTRAPVSGAAASSPESSEVRVPMTGGPGESSGGASSRRCRINSHSHSHSHSHAHNRAPPSSSEPELDPPDSDLDSGEPSASLSELRCLFRWLQKSLPFLVILCAKLVIQHALGLAVGIGLFTTFLYVNKNIQTQVFLQDRHSKLQCIWLLLFLISSTLLLYYTFLTETLYHCLILLSPTIGPLGFWETLWAVGITNFVIKFLCMGIKCLILLLPSSLVSYRTQGRWLMLTEELGQVHQAIAPVPLWFRYLVTYQETEGTPGLTLGVLLALLYLILKLLGLYGQWTSLMKTGRLFLRVECTGTAATRSQCNEAGDVCPICQGEYREPRALLCQHIFCDECIALWFNREKSCPLCRTVITEKVYKWRDGATSPHLQIY, encoded by the exons ATGCAGCCTAATTCAACTGAGCGGGGAGGTCATGCGGGAAATGGTTTATCCCTAACTCTGCAACCAGAGCTTTTCACCAGGGCACCTGTCAGTGGTGCTGCTGCCTCCAGCCCTGAGAGCAGTGAGGTACGAGTACCCATGACCGGTGGCCCCGGAGAGTCCAGTGGAGGTGCGTCATCCAGGAGATGCAGGATCAACTCCCACAGCCACTCGCATTCACATTCACACGCACATAATCGGGCGCCCCCTTCCAGTTCAGAGCCCGAGCTTGACCCGCCCGACTCTGATCTGGACTCTGGAGAACCCAGCGCCTCTCTTTCTGAGCTACGCTGTCTCTTCCGCTGGCTCCAAAAGAGTCTTCCTTTCCTGGTCATACTGTGCGCTAAGCTGGTGATCCAACATGCTCTAG GTTTAGCAGTTGGGATTGGCCTCTTCACAACCTTTCTGTATgtgaataaaaacattcaaactcAAGTCTTTCTTCAG GATCGTCACTCAAAGCTGCAGTGCATATGGCTGCTGCTCTTCCTGATCTCCTCCACCTTACTGCTTTACTACACCTTTCTCACAGAGACACTTTATCATTG CCTCATCCTGCTCAGTCCAACCATTGGGCCGCTGGGTTTCTGGGAGACACTCTGGGCAGTCGGCATCACCAACTTTGTAATAAAATTTCTCTGCATGGGAATCAAGTGCCTTATTTTGCTGCTACCCTCTTCACTGGTGTCCTATCGAACTCAG GGCCGGTGGCTCATGTTGACTGAGGAGCTGGGTCAAGTCCACCAGGCTATAGCGCCTGTTCCACTGTGGTTCCGCTACCTAGTCACCTACCAGGAGACAGAAGGCACCCCTGGACTTACACTCGGGGTCCTGTTGGCTTTGCTCTACCTCATACTAAAG CTTTTAGGATTGTATGGTCAGTGGACGTCTTTAATGAAAACTGGGAGACTGTTCCTACGAGTCGAG TGCACAGGCACAGCAGCCACGAGGAGTCAGTGTAATGAGGCTGGAGATGTCTGCCCCATCTGTCAGGGAGAGTACAGGGAGCCACGTGCACTTCTCTGTCAG CACATATTCTGTGACGAATGCATCGCTCTGTGGTTCAACCGGGAGAAGAGCTGCCCCCTCTGCCGCACAGTCATCACAGAGAAGGTCTACAAGTGGAGAGATGGAGCCACGTCTCCACACCTGCAGATTTATTAA